A genomic region of Mesorhizobium sp. NZP2077 contains the following coding sequences:
- a CDS encoding serine hydrolase domain-containing protein gives MTDDFALKARPNGLTNAIDVAIEDALAEGRIVGSVVLVAQDGEIVYERAAGLADRETGRQMQVETPFRFASVTKAFTTMAALKLMEAGRLSPEDRVTKYLPGFTPRLADGLIADIRIGQLMAHTAGLDYRNQQAADGPYARAGVSDGLDESRGSLEANLARIANVPLDRIPGEGWRYSIATDVLGGVIEAVTGTTLDGAISTLVTEPLQLGAAFHWPEGDIAVPYHDGSPAPVRMTVGVEVPQRYIEGPGVRFDPERIRDATAWPSGGAGMAGRARDVLTLLEAYRTGAFLGEDLREAARMPRVGAEAQAMGPGWGFSWLGAALIDPASTGSNWGKGSVSWGGTYGNWWGIDFARRRSIISMTNTAYEGMSGRFAQSIAAATAMPLS, from the coding sequence ATGACCGATGATTTTGCCCTAAAGGCACGGCCGAACGGCCTGACAAACGCGATCGATGTTGCGATCGAGGACGCCCTGGCAGAGGGCCGCATCGTTGGTAGCGTCGTGCTCGTCGCCCAAGATGGCGAGATCGTTTACGAGCGGGCGGCGGGCCTTGCTGACCGTGAGACAGGCAGGCAGATGCAGGTCGAGACGCCCTTCCGCTTCGCTTCCGTGACGAAAGCCTTCACAACCATGGCCGCGTTGAAATTGATGGAGGCCGGACGTCTGTCGCCCGAAGACAGGGTGACGAAGTATCTGCCGGGGTTTACGCCTCGTCTCGCCGATGGCCTGATCGCCGATATCAGAATCGGTCAGTTGATGGCGCATACGGCCGGGTTGGACTACCGCAACCAGCAAGCTGCCGATGGACCCTATGCCCGTGCCGGGGTGTCGGACGGTCTTGATGAGAGCCGGGGCTCACTGGAAGCAAATCTCGCCCGTATCGCTAACGTGCCGTTGGATCGCATTCCCGGCGAGGGCTGGCGGTACTCCATTGCGACGGACGTTCTGGGCGGCGTGATTGAGGCAGTCACCGGCACGACCCTTGACGGCGCGATCAGCACTCTGGTCACAGAGCCGCTACAATTGGGTGCGGCGTTTCATTGGCCCGAAGGGGACATTGCCGTGCCTTACCACGATGGCTCACCGGCGCCCGTGCGGATGACCGTCGGTGTCGAGGTGCCGCAGCGCTACATTGAGGGCCCCGGCGTTCGCTTCGATCCGGAGCGCATTCGGGATGCGACCGCTTGGCCCTCGGGCGGAGCGGGCATGGCCGGCCGCGCGCGCGACGTGCTGACCCTGCTTGAAGCGTACCGCACCGGCGCTTTCCTGGGCGAGGATCTGCGTGAAGCGGCGAGGATGCCCAGAGTCGGCGCGGAGGCTCAGGCGATGGGTCCGGGGTGGGGGTTTTCCTGGCTGGGCGCTGCCCTGATCGACCCCGCTTCCACCGGCAGCAACTGGGGCAAAGGATCGGTTTCCTGGGGCGGAACATATGGCAATTGGTGGGGTATCGATTTTGCCAGGAGGAGAAGCATCATCTCGATGACGAACACCGCCTACGAGGGAATGTCGGGCAGGTTCGCGCAGAGCATCGCGGCGGCGACCGCGATGCCGCTCTCGTAG
- a CDS encoding antibiotic biosynthesis monooxygenase family protein, translated as MQDLYVQIAELEIDPAQFEDYKVAVEEQIATAVSEETGVFVLYAVAERENPSHVRVFEIYRDTDAYRSHLESAHFKKYKTATVRMVKSLKLIQATPVALGAKDLNALDRERPLAD; from the coding sequence ATGCAAGATCTTTATGTGCAGATAGCGGAGCTCGAAATCGATCCCGCCCAGTTCGAGGACTATAAAGTTGCAGTCGAGGAGCAGATTGCGACGGCTGTGAGCGAAGAAACCGGAGTCTTTGTGTTGTATGCCGTGGCTGAAAGGGAAAATCCCTCCCATGTGAGAGTTTTCGAGATCTATCGCGATACAGATGCATACCGCTCGCATTTGGAATCCGCTCATTTCAAGAAGTACAAGACCGCGACGGTGAGGATGGTCAAGTCGCTCAAACTCATCCAAGCAACTCCTGTCGCACTTGGTGCAAAAGATTTGAACGCGCTCGACAGGGAGCGGCCGCTGGCGGATTAG
- the cydD gene encoding thiol reductant ABC exporter subunit CydD, with translation MQQTDSKQVDAIRDQGRWMMRLWRRARAPMAVAITLPLISGLLLIGQAYLLASVVHRAIVEGASPHALLTPVLGIASLFAVRIGLAIVGESCGIVAAERIKFFLRSAFHATLLDHRPDWTAARSSGALSSAIIDQIESLDSFLVRFLPAMAQAAILPLAFAVIVLPFDWVVGLLFLVTAPMVPLFMALVGWGAEAASRAQAEAFTRLSGLFADRLRAIVTLKLLGRAESETRSVMLASEDLRLRTLAVLKIAFLSSAVLEFFAALGVAGVALYVGLTFLGFVDLRPSALTLQAGLFCLLMAPEVYQPLRLLAAHYHDRAAAKAAVAELARQFGGLPEFDVPNAVVQPTSDTHFAAPITVDMNSITLRTPDSRRLVIDKTSLLIPAGRHVALAGESGIGKSTLLEAIARMREFDGMIRLDGRDLMAAAESDLRAGVAFLGQRPRLLHGTIAENIRLGRRSASDAEVHDAAERAAVLPFATQLPDRLDTLIGEGGVGLSGGEAHRVALARIFLRNPGLILLDEPTAHLDAETESQVLDALMAFAAGRTMIVATHSAAVADRMDSVYRIVGAKVLPGPHVRAARPAVALRSVA, from the coding sequence ATGCAGCAGACAGATTCAAAGCAAGTCGACGCCATCCGCGACCAGGGGCGCTGGATGATGCGTCTGTGGCGGCGCGCGCGCGCGCCGATGGCAGTCGCGATTACACTGCCTCTGATTTCCGGGCTGCTGCTTATCGGGCAAGCCTATCTGCTTGCCTCGGTTGTTCATCGCGCGATCGTTGAAGGCGCTTCGCCGCATGCTCTGCTGACGCCCGTCCTTGGCATTGCCAGCCTCTTCGCCGTTCGTATCGGGCTTGCGATTGTCGGGGAAAGCTGCGGCATCGTGGCCGCTGAGCGCATCAAGTTCTTTCTGCGATCGGCGTTTCACGCAACCTTGCTGGATCACAGGCCCGACTGGACGGCCGCCCGGTCATCGGGCGCGCTGAGTTCGGCGATCATCGACCAGATCGAATCCCTGGACAGTTTCCTTGTCCGCTTCCTGCCGGCGATGGCGCAGGCGGCGATCCTGCCGCTCGCCTTCGCCGTCATTGTTCTGCCCTTCGACTGGGTCGTGGGCCTGCTCTTTCTTGTCACCGCACCGATGGTTCCGCTTTTCATGGCGCTGGTCGGCTGGGGCGCCGAAGCCGCCAGCCGGGCGCAAGCCGAAGCGTTTACGCGCCTGTCCGGGCTGTTCGCCGATCGCTTGCGCGCCATTGTGACGCTCAAGCTTCTTGGCCGGGCCGAGAGCGAGACCCGCTCGGTGATGCTGGCGAGCGAGGATCTGCGCCTGCGCACCCTGGCTGTCCTCAAGATCGCCTTTCTGTCGTCCGCCGTCCTGGAGTTCTTCGCGGCGCTCGGAGTGGCCGGCGTGGCGTTGTATGTCGGTCTGACTTTCCTCGGTTTTGTCGATCTTCGCCCTTCGGCGCTGACACTCCAGGCCGGGCTGTTCTGCCTTCTGATGGCGCCGGAAGTCTATCAGCCATTGCGGTTGCTGGCGGCGCATTATCATGACCGTGCCGCCGCCAAAGCGGCCGTGGCCGAACTGGCCAGGCAGTTCGGCGGCCTGCCGGAATTCGACGTGCCGAACGCAGTCGTCCAGCCGACCTCAGACACCCATTTTGCCGCGCCAATCACCGTGGATATGAACAGCATTACCTTGCGCACCCCTGACTCTCGCCGTCTTGTCATCGACAAAACGTCGCTCCTGATCCCCGCAGGGCGGCATGTGGCGCTGGCCGGCGAGAGCGGCATCGGCAAGTCGACGCTGCTCGAGGCCATTGCCCGCATGCGGGAGTTCGACGGCATGATCCGGCTGGACGGTCGGGACTTGATGGCTGCTGCCGAGTCTGACTTGCGGGCGGGTGTCGCCTTTCTTGGCCAAAGACCCCGCCTGTTACATGGCACCATTGCCGAAAACATCAGGCTGGGTCGTCGCTCAGCCAGCGATGCCGAAGTGCACGACGCCGCCGAGCGCGCCGCGGTCCTGCCTTTCGCAACACAGTTGCCGGATCGCCTCGATACGCTGATCGGGGAGGGCGGGGTCGGGCTTTCGGGTGGCGAGGCGCATCGCGTGGCGCTCGCCCGGATTTTCCTGCGCAATCCCGGGCTCATCCTCCTGGATGAGCCCACAGCGCATCTCGATGCCGAGACCGAGTCTCAGGTGCTCGATGCCTTGATGGCCTTCGCCGCCGGCCGGACGATGATCGTTGCAACCCATTCGGCGGCTGTCGCCGACCGCATGGACAGCGTTTACAGGATTGTTGGCGCTAAAGTCCTGCCGGGGCCGCATGTGCGTGCCGCGCGGCCAGCAGTGGCGTTGAGGAGCGTGGCATGA
- the cydC gene encoding thiol reductant ABC exporter subunit CydC, protein MTAFWFFRPLFQRHAARLAWTLLLSVITLAAGIALLSVSGWFLTAAALTTAAASFNLFGPSSLIRGLSFIRILSRYGEKVFGHDTTLRLLADLRGWLFASLFPRVPLADRGLRHGDLVSRLTADVDALDTVFLVAIGPMLAALLLGSAMATALWVFIPAAGVSYAILVGFAVLGVPAVLILASRRMGTELVEASAAARIAVLDGIDGHADLIAFGETATARASFAGSAARLAASRRRLGMAGSLAAAVTQALAGAAMISVLWFGIVAVHAGTIGGPLLAGLLLGTIASFEATGAVVRGVARLGVSAAAAARLKAISTARPMVNDPARPDPLPSGDVRFESVVFGHDRRRPVLRGLDLSVKQGSRVAIIGPSGSGKSTVLALLLRLYDPQAGTISIGGVDIRTVAQRDLHEKVSLLSQDSPVVLGTIRENLLIGRADANDAALWHALASARLADFVRGLPEGLGAFVGETGRTLSVGQARRLCLARTLLSQADILAFDEPTSGLDREAELAFLADVNAATAGRTVILATHAALPLGAADHILRMVDGRLETA, encoded by the coding sequence ATGACGGCATTCTGGTTCTTCCGCCCCCTGTTCCAGCGCCATGCCGCACGACTGGCGTGGACGCTGCTGCTGTCCGTCATCACGCTCGCCGCCGGCATCGCGCTTCTTTCTGTCTCCGGCTGGTTCCTGACGGCCGCGGCGCTGACGACGGCGGCCGCGAGTTTCAACCTGTTTGGTCCATCCTCGCTGATACGCGGGCTGTCCTTCATTCGCATCCTGTCGCGCTATGGCGAGAAGGTCTTCGGGCACGATACGACCTTGCGCCTTCTTGCCGATCTGCGGGGATGGCTGTTTGCCAGCCTGTTTCCGCGCGTGCCGCTGGCCGACCGCGGCCTTCGCCACGGCGATCTCGTCAGCCGCCTGACCGCCGACGTCGATGCGCTGGATACTGTATTTCTCGTCGCCATCGGCCCCATGCTCGCCGCGCTCTTGCTCGGGTCGGCCATGGCGACCGCGCTCTGGGTTTTCATCCCGGCGGCGGGCGTTTCCTATGCCATATTGGTTGGCTTCGCGGTGTTGGGCGTGCCGGCTGTGCTGATCCTCGCATCCCGTCGCATGGGGACGGAGCTGGTCGAGGCGTCCGCTGCCGCACGCATCGCCGTGCTGGATGGCATTGACGGTCATGCCGACTTGATCGCCTTTGGCGAAACCGCGACCGCGAGGGCATCCTTCGCTGGCTCGGCGGCACGGCTCGCCGCATCGCGGCGGCGACTGGGGATGGCCGGCTCGCTGGCGGCAGCAGTCACCCAGGCGCTTGCCGGTGCTGCGATGATCAGCGTGCTCTGGTTCGGCATTGTAGCCGTTCACGCCGGAACGATCGGCGGGCCGTTGCTCGCCGGTCTGCTGCTGGGCACTATTGCCAGCTTCGAGGCAACCGGCGCGGTCGTCCGCGGCGTGGCCAGATTGGGCGTATCCGCAGCTGCCGCCGCAAGGCTCAAGGCCATCTCGACAGCCAGGCCGATGGTCAATGACCCCGCCCGTCCAGATCCCTTGCCCAGCGGCGACGTGCGCTTTGAAAGCGTTGTCTTCGGCCATGACCGTCGACGCCCTGTGCTGCGTGGCCTCGATCTGTCCGTGAAGCAAGGCAGCCGCGTCGCAATCATCGGCCCGAGCGGTTCGGGAAAATCGACCGTTCTTGCTCTGCTGTTGCGCCTGTACGACCCACAGGCCGGCACGATCTCCATCGGCGGCGTGGACATTCGCACCGTCGCCCAGAGGGATCTGCACGAGAAGGTTTCGTTGTTGAGCCAGGACTCGCCCGTTGTGCTGGGGACCATCCGCGAAAATCTCTTGATTGGCCGTGCCGATGCAAACGACGCCGCACTCTGGCATGCGTTGGCCAGTGCCAGACTTGCAGATTTCGTGCGTGGGCTGCCCGAAGGACTCGGCGCATTTGTCGGCGAGACGGGGCGAACCCTCTCCGTCGGCCAGGCACGTCGTCTTTGCCTGGCGCGGACGTTGCTGTCGCAAGCGGATATCCTCGCCTTTGATGAGCCGACATCGGGTCTCGACCGGGAAGCAGAGCTGGCATTCCTGGCCGATGTCAACGCGGCAACGGCCGGCCGCACCGTCATTCTTGCCACGCACGCCGCACTGCCGCTGGGTGCGGCTGATCACATACTTCGTATGGTGGATGGACGGTTGGAGACCGCTTGA
- the cydX gene encoding cytochrome bd-I oxidase subunit CydX, with product MWYFSWILGVGLACSFAILNAMWFEMREDRRTVAVQAARPGIGRHDR from the coding sequence ATGTGGTATTTTTCCTGGATCCTCGGGGTCGGTCTCGCCTGCTCCTTCGCCATCCTCAACGCCATGTGGTTCGAGATGCGCGAGGACCGCCGCACTGTAGCCGTGCAAGCAGCCAGACCCGGCATCGGCCGCCACGATCGATGA
- a CDS encoding LysR substrate-binding domain-containing protein, with protein sequence MLLLDREFELGHASRALKQDLTMAPDLFSLLPTFRMVATTNGFTAASGPLGITPSAVSQKIRQIESLVGVRLFERTSRSVRLTEAGRLLLENTDRAFSDIADALDRVRTVGKRPAGNLRINLSRLAAQVCILPRLAAFVRHYPDITIELTTDDRLSDIVAGGFDAGIRFQDTLEMDMIARSIGPPLRRSVLASRSYLEAFDTPQHPNDLGNHQVIRYRFPGSQRLEPLTFNVDDQVFRLDPPPRLVFDDNHHFGFAVCSGLGIAQLFRATEIPAIEAGELVELLTRFEPSPVQFKLYYPTRNQPPKLRAFIDWFCG encoded by the coding sequence ATGCTCCTGCTTGATCGTGAATTCGAGTTGGGGCATGCTTCAAGAGCCTTGAAGCAGGACTTAACGATGGCACCTGATCTTTTCTCGCTGCTGCCGACCTTCCGCATGGTTGCCACGACCAATGGCTTCACCGCCGCCTCCGGCCCGTTGGGGATAACGCCGTCTGCGGTGTCGCAGAAGATTCGGCAGATCGAATCCCTTGTCGGGGTCCGGCTTTTCGAGCGCACAAGCCGTAGTGTCCGGCTGACCGAGGCGGGCCGCCTCCTGCTTGAAAACACGGACCGAGCGTTCAGTGACATCGCGGACGCACTCGATCGGGTTCGGACGGTTGGGAAGCGGCCGGCGGGAAATCTGCGGATCAACCTGTCGCGGCTGGCGGCTCAGGTCTGCATCTTGCCGCGATTGGCCGCCTTCGTCCGGCACTACCCGGACATCACAATTGAACTCACAACAGACGATCGATTGTCCGATATCGTAGCTGGTGGCTTCGACGCCGGCATCCGTTTTCAAGATACGCTGGAGATGGATATGATCGCTCGCTCCATCGGTCCACCTCTTCGCCGCTCAGTGCTGGCCTCGCGCTCCTACCTGGAAGCTTTTGACACCCCTCAGCATCCAAATGATCTGGGGAACCACCAGGTTATCCGTTACAGGTTTCCGGGGAGCCAGCGATTGGAGCCGTTGACCTTCAACGTCGACGATCAGGTTTTTCGTCTCGATCCGCCGCCGCGACTGGTGTTCGACGACAATCACCATTTCGGCTTTGCGGTTTGCTCGGGCCTTGGTATCGCGCAACTCTTCAGAGCGACGGAGATACCCGCCATCGAGGCAGGTGAACTGGTTGAGCTTTTGACAAGATTCGAGCCGAGTCCTGTCCAGTTCAAGCTGTACTATCCCACACGCAATCAGCCGCCAAAACTCCGAGCATTCATCGATTGGTTTTGCGGTTGA
- a CDS encoding cytochrome ubiquinol oxidase subunit I, with product MIDFTVVDLSRLQFAATAMYHFLFVPLTLGLSFLMAIMESVYVMTGRDIWRRMTLFWGTLFGINFAMGVATGIVMEFQFGMNWSYYSHYVGDVFGAPLAIEGLMAFFLEATFIGLFFFGWDRLPRVGHLAVTWLVALGANFSALWILIANGWMQNPVGSVFNPDTMRMEVTDFMAVIFNPVAQAKFVHTVSAGYTTGAMFMMAISAFFLLRGKHIELAKRSMVVAASFGLASALSVVVLGDESGYVATEQQKMKIAALEGMWDTEPAPASLTLFAIPGKAGNRFEVKIPWVLGLVTTRSLNTELPGIHQLVDHAEQRIRNGIIASADLDAIRKNPTDKVARADFAQNWRDLGYALLLKRYRDDVQAATPEDIHKAALDTIPDVATLFWSFRIMVGLGFYMILFFATAFLLSARNKLGENRILLRIALFSLPVPWIAIESGWLVAEYGRQPWAIEGVLPTFYAASGLTLTDLAISLGFFLTLYTSLLIVMVILMVKTIKAGPGPQDVPADGVGGAVQIPQGAFAHPDR from the coding sequence ATGATCGATTTCACCGTTGTCGACCTTTCGCGGCTGCAGTTCGCGGCCACGGCGATGTACCATTTTCTGTTCGTGCCGCTGACGCTCGGCCTGTCCTTCCTGATGGCCATCATGGAGAGCGTCTATGTCATGACCGGCCGCGATATCTGGCGGCGCATGACGCTGTTCTGGGGCACGCTGTTCGGCATCAATTTCGCCATGGGCGTCGCGACGGGCATCGTCATGGAATTCCAGTTCGGCATGAACTGGAGCTACTACAGCCATTACGTTGGCGACGTTTTCGGCGCCCCGCTCGCCATCGAGGGGCTGATGGCCTTCTTCCTCGAGGCGACGTTCATCGGCCTGTTCTTCTTCGGATGGGACAGACTGCCGAGGGTCGGCCACCTCGCCGTCACCTGGCTGGTCGCGCTCGGGGCCAATTTCTCGGCCCTGTGGATTCTGATCGCCAATGGCTGGATGCAGAACCCCGTCGGCTCCGTCTTCAATCCCGACACGATGCGGATGGAGGTCACCGACTTCATGGCCGTGATCTTCAATCCGGTGGCGCAAGCCAAATTCGTCCACACGGTAAGTGCCGGCTACACGACAGGCGCCATGTTCATGATGGCCATCAGCGCCTTCTTCCTTCTGCGTGGAAAGCACATCGAACTCGCCAAGCGGTCGATGGTGGTCGCGGCAAGCTTCGGCCTCGCCTCGGCGCTATCGGTTGTCGTGCTTGGCGACGAGAGTGGCTATGTCGCGACCGAACAGCAAAAGATGAAAATCGCCGCGCTGGAAGGCATGTGGGATACGGAACCCGCGCCCGCCAGCCTCACGCTCTTTGCCATTCCCGGCAAGGCCGGCAACAGGTTCGAGGTCAAGATCCCCTGGGTTCTGGGCCTGGTCACCACGCGCAGCCTAAACACCGAACTCCCCGGCATCCATCAGCTGGTCGATCACGCCGAACAACGCATCCGCAACGGCATCATCGCATCGGCCGATCTCGACGCGATCCGCAAGAACCCAACCGACAAGGTGGCACGCGCGGACTTCGCACAGAATTGGCGCGACCTCGGCTATGCGCTTCTGCTCAAGCGCTATCGTGACGACGTCCAGGCTGCAACGCCCGAGGACATTCACAAGGCCGCGCTCGATACAATTCCCGACGTCGCCACCCTGTTCTGGAGCTTCCGGATCATGGTCGGGCTTGGGTTCTACATGATCCTGTTCTTCGCCACCGCCTTCCTGCTGAGCGCCCGCAACAAGCTCGGCGAGAACCGCATCCTGCTCAGGATTGCGCTATTCAGCCTGCCAGTCCCCTGGATCGCGATCGAGTCGGGCTGGCTGGTGGCGGAATATGGCCGGCAGCCCTGGGCAATCGAAGGCGTGCTTCCCACCTTCTACGCTGCGTCGGGGCTGACCCTGACGGACCTCGCAATCAGCCTGGGTTTCTTCCTGACGCTCTACACCAGCCTTCTGATCGTCATGGTCATCTTGATGGTCAAGACCATCAAGGCAGGCCCCGGCCCGCAAGATGTCCCCGCCGATGGCGTGGGTGGCGCGGTCCAAATCCCCCAGGGCGCATTCGCCCATCCCGATCGCTGA
- a CDS encoding LysR family transcriptional regulator: MRNRFDGVPVFVEVVEAGGFAKAAERLALTRSAVGKSIARLEERLGVRLFHRTTRTQNLTEDGQQYYERCLRAMEELRAGESLLESGRRDVVGRLRVSMPVLFGRYCVAPVLLAFAREHPQLELDLSFSDRQVDLIADGVDLAVRNGVLGNGAGLQARRITSQRKVLCAAPAYLAAKGAPDEIADLAAHDTLLYWRADHGQAWQLPDASGKLIDVSVTSRLRFDDLEAIANAAVDGMGLAWVPHWLIRDELLAGSLVALWANRPSASMECYAVWPATQYLPLRSRLAIDALVSELPKRVEA; the protein is encoded by the coding sequence ATGCGCAATCGATTTGACGGCGTGCCGGTATTCGTTGAGGTGGTTGAAGCGGGTGGGTTTGCCAAGGCTGCCGAACGGCTTGCGCTCACTCGCTCAGCCGTCGGAAAGTCCATCGCACGGCTGGAAGAACGGCTCGGTGTTCGCCTTTTTCACCGGACGACCCGCACGCAAAATCTGACGGAGGACGGCCAGCAATATTACGAGCGGTGCCTGCGCGCGATGGAGGAACTGCGGGCTGGTGAGTCCCTTCTCGAATCGGGAAGACGCGACGTCGTGGGAAGGCTGCGTGTTTCCATGCCGGTGCTGTTTGGTCGCTATTGCGTAGCGCCTGTTCTTCTCGCTTTTGCTCGCGAGCACCCCCAACTCGAACTCGATCTGAGCTTCAGCGACAGGCAGGTCGATCTGATTGCCGATGGCGTGGACCTCGCGGTTCGCAACGGTGTCTTGGGCAACGGTGCTGGATTGCAAGCGCGGCGCATCACCAGCCAACGCAAGGTCCTCTGTGCCGCGCCCGCATATCTGGCCGCCAAGGGCGCTCCCGATGAAATTGCGGATCTGGCAGCCCATGACACGTTGCTCTATTGGCGCGCCGATCATGGACAAGCCTGGCAACTCCCAGACGCAAGCGGCAAGCTCATCGACGTCTCGGTGACGTCGCGGCTTCGGTTCGATGACCTCGAGGCCATCGCTAACGCCGCCGTCGACGGTATGGGTCTGGCCTGGGTTCCCCACTGGCTCATCCGCGATGAATTGCTCGCCGGCTCTCTCGTTGCATTGTGGGCCAATCGTCCAAGCGCATCGATGGAGTGCTACGCTGTCTGGCCGGCCACTCAATATTTGCCGCTGCGGTCACGACTGGCAATCGATGCCCTCGTCTCCGAGTTGCCGAAACGCGTGGAGGCTTGA
- the cydB gene encoding cytochrome d ubiquinol oxidase subunit II, whose amino-acid sequence MNTIPLDYETLRLIWWLLLGVLLIGFAVMDGYDLGVGALLPFVARSDDERRVLINLLGPTWEGNQVWLLLGGGAIFAAWPALYAASFSGFYLAMITVLLALILRPVAFKFRGKIKDPRWRATWDWALFIGGFVPALIFGVAVGNVLLGVPFNLDATLRPSYAGNFFGLLRPFALVSGLLSVAMLVTHGAVIIAARTEGMVALRARVYGRYAAVASVVLFALAGLWVSFLMDGYVVTSAQDHFGPSNPLGKMVTTGTGAWLANYGAHPWMMIAPALGLLGPLVAYAGLKGDAWKTSLLGSTLAIVGIISTAGLSLFPFLLPSSLNPNASLTVWDASSSHLTLFVMLLATIVFLPLIIAYTAWVYRVMRGTVTATSIGRNPNAY is encoded by the coding sequence ATGAACACGATCCCCCTTGATTACGAAACCCTCAGGCTGATCTGGTGGCTTCTGCTTGGCGTCCTCCTGATCGGCTTTGCCGTCATGGACGGTTACGATCTTGGCGTCGGCGCGCTTCTGCCGTTCGTCGCCCGTTCCGATGATGAAAGGCGTGTCCTGATCAACCTGCTTGGCCCGACCTGGGAAGGCAACCAGGTCTGGCTCCTCCTGGGTGGCGGCGCCATCTTCGCAGCCTGGCCGGCACTCTATGCCGCATCCTTCTCCGGCTTCTACCTGGCGATGATCACAGTGCTGCTGGCGCTGATATTGCGACCGGTCGCATTCAAGTTCCGCGGCAAGATCAAGGATCCGCGCTGGCGTGCTACCTGGGACTGGGCACTGTTCATCGGCGGCTTCGTGCCGGCGCTGATCTTCGGTGTCGCGGTCGGCAATGTCCTGCTTGGCGTCCCCTTCAACCTCGATGCCACGCTCAGGCCCTCTTACGCCGGCAATTTCTTCGGCCTGTTGCGGCCCTTCGCGTTGGTGTCGGGTCTGCTCAGCGTCGCCATGCTGGTCACGCACGGCGCCGTTATCATCGCGGCACGGACCGAAGGCATGGTCGCTCTGCGAGCAAGGGTCTATGGCCGCTATGCCGCTGTCGCCAGCGTCGTCCTGTTCGCTCTTGCCGGACTATGGGTGTCGTTCTTGATGGATGGCTATGTGGTCACCAGCGCGCAGGATCATTTTGGCCCGTCGAATCCGCTGGGCAAAATGGTGACGACGGGCACCGGCGCATGGCTCGCCAACTATGGTGCCCATCCGTGGATGATGATTGCGCCTGCCCTCGGGCTGCTTGGTCCGCTCGTCGCCTATGCCGGTTTGAAGGGCGACGCCTGGAAAACGTCGCTACTCGGCAGCACCCTGGCCATCGTCGGCATCATCTCCACGGCCGGCCTGTCGCTGTTTCCCTTCCTGCTGCCGAGCTCGCTCAATCCCAATGCAAGCCTGACAGTCTGGGATGCGTCCTCCAGCCACCTGACCCTGTTCGTCATGTTGCTGGCGACCATCGTCTTCCTGCCGCTGATCATCGCCTACACCGCATGGGTCTACCGCGTCATGCGCGGCACCGTCACGGCCACCTCGATTGGCCGCAACCCGAACGCCTACTGA
- a CDS encoding helix-turn-helix domain-containing protein, which produces MLAYTTSRTAVPLQPSDPLHPALSLSFAPTQPQPCSFFPAGAEIYAQGENAGSLYQVEFGAVRVYRLLADGRRQISAFHLSGEIFGFEADATHHFFAEAICGTGIRSIRLATGVDMSRELLPLALRGLIRAQEHLLVLGRQNAIERVAAFLVDMAERQGGLSHVELPMSRTDIGDYLGLTIETVSRIFSKLKETGIIRLPSLRTVEIAKWDALHGMGE; this is translated from the coding sequence ATGCTCGCCTACACCACGTCCAGGACCGCGGTTCCACTGCAGCCTTCGGATCCCCTCCATCCCGCCCTTTCACTTTCGTTCGCACCAACGCAACCGCAACCCTGCAGCTTCTTTCCCGCCGGGGCGGAGATTTACGCCCAAGGGGAAAACGCCGGCAGTCTCTATCAGGTCGAGTTCGGCGCCGTTCGCGTCTATCGCCTGCTGGCCGACGGCCGCAGGCAGATCAGCGCTTTCCATCTGTCGGGAGAAATATTCGGCTTCGAGGCGGATGCCACGCACCACTTCTTCGCCGAGGCGATCTGCGGCACAGGCATTCGTTCAATCCGCCTCGCGACCGGCGTCGACATGTCCCGCGAGCTTCTGCCTCTCGCACTGCGTGGCTTGATCAGGGCTCAGGAGCATCTCCTGGTGCTCGGTCGGCAAAATGCCATCGAGCGCGTCGCGGCATTCCTTGTCGATATGGCGGAACGCCAGGGCGGACTCAGCCACGTCGAGCTTCCCATGTCCCGCACCGACATCGGCGACTATCTAGGCCTGACCATCGAGACAGTGTCGCGCATCTTTTCGAAGCTCAAGGAGACAGGCATCATCAGGCTTCCGTCCTTGCGCACCGTTGAAATCGCGAAATGGGATGCCTTGCATGGCATGGGCGAATAG